A region of Arabidopsis thaliana chromosome 5, partial sequence DNA encodes the following proteins:
- a CDS encoding 2-oxoglutarate-dependent dioxygenase family protein (2-oxoglutarate-dependent dioxygenase family protein; LOCATED IN: cellular_component unknown; EXPRESSED IN: 21 plant structures; EXPRESSED DURING: 11 growth stages; BEST Arabidopsis thaliana protein match is: 2-oxoglutarate-dependent dioxygenase family protein (TAIR:AT3G14160.1).) has product MLNSIHRSFHLTSRHQIVLRLCSPSASRTIMSSSPHSPIPKTHTASLDSLNDYEEQFPPLTGGSKTKKFYLGSTNPSTPCQSSQLQNWTSGKDALSLQRNLGCKNRRRRRASRFLHEESNGTTFEVGAGIGSPTSMVHFDSTNPSSSSKSSQSQNLKIRKVRNHRNSGFKSRDQSPQRIKDPPPFDICSSVLERNDTSIKDWILADETNRETVEVSNKHKVIRPGMVLLKDFLTPDIQVDIVKTCRELGVKPTGFYQPGYSVGSKLHLQMMCLGRNWDPQTKYRKNTDIDSKAPEIPVTFNVLVEKAIREAHALIDRESGTEDAERILPVMSPDICIVNFYSETGRLGLHQDRDESEESIARGLPIVSFSIGDSAEFLYGEKRDVEEAQGVILESGDVLIFGGESRMIFHGVKSIIPNSAPMSLLNESKLRTGRLNLTFRHF; this is encoded by the exons ATGTTGAACTCTATCCATCGCTCGTTTCATCTTACTTCCCGCCACCAGATCGTCCTTCGGCTGTGCTCTCCGTCGGCGAGTAGGACGATAATGAGTTCTTCTCCTCACTCTCCGATCCCAAAGACGCAT ACTGCATCGCTTGACTCACTTAATGATTATGAAGAGCAATTTCCACCACTTACTGGTGGCTCTAAGACGAAGAAGTTTTATCTTGGTTCTACCAATCCTTCTACTCCATGTCAAAGTTCACAGCTTCAAAACTGGACAAGCGGTAAGGATGCTTTGTCTTTGCAGAGGAATTTGGGATGTAAGAATAGGAGGAGGAGACGGGCTTCACGGTTTTTACATGAAGAATCCAATGGGACAACTTTTGAGGTTGGCGCTGGTATTGGCTCTCCAACAAGTATGGTTCATTTTGATTCTACcaacccttcttcttctagtaAAAGTTCACAatctcaaaatttgaaaatccgCAAGGTTAGGAATCACAGGAATTCTGGATTCAAGAGTAGGGATCAAAGTCCTCAGAGGATAAAGGATCCTCCGCCTTTCGACATATGTTCTTCAGTCCTCGAAAGAAATGATACAAGTATAAAAGATTGGATTTTGGCGgatgaaacaaacagagaaactGTTGAAGTTAGTAATAAACACAAAGTTATAAGGCCTGGAATGGTGCTTCTTAAAGACTTCCTTACGCCTGATATACAG GTTGACATTGTGAAAACATGCCGAGAACTTGGTGTTAAGCCCACAGGATTTTACCAACCGGGGTATAGTGTTGGTTCAAAGCTTCATCTGCAAATGATGTGCCTTGGGCGAAACTGGGATCCTCAGACTAAATACAGGAAAAACACTGACATTGATAGTAAAGCACCAGAGATCCCTGTCACATTTAATGTCTTGGTAGAAAAGGCGATCCGAGAGGCACATGCTCTCATAGATAGAGAATCAGGAACAGAAGATGCGGAGAGGATACTTCCAGTGATGTCACCAGACATTTGCATAGTCAATTTCTACTCAGAAACTGGAAGACTTGGTCTCCATCAG GACCGTGACGAAAGCGAAGAGAGTATAGCAAGAGGGTTGCCGATAGTGTCCTTCTCCATAGGTGATTCTGCAGAGTTCTTGTacggagagaagagagacgtAGAAGAAGCTCAAGGAGTGATATTAGAATCAGGAGATGTGTTAATATTCGGGGGAGAATCGCGAATGATCTTCCATGGCGTCAAGTCAATCATACCAAACTCAGCTCCCATGTCTCTACTCAACGAGTCCAAGCTCCGAACAGGACGTCTCAATCTTACTTTTAGGCATTTCTAA
- a CDS encoding uncharacterized protein (unknown protein; FUNCTIONS IN: molecular_function unknown; INVOLVED IN: biological_process unknown; LOCATED IN: chloroplast; EXPRESSED IN: 19 plant structures; EXPRESSED DURING: 13 growth stages; Has 121 Blast hits to 121 proteins in 12 species: Archae - 0; Bacteria - 0; Metazoa - 0; Fungi - 0; Plants - 121; Viruses - 0; Other Eukaryotes - 0 (source: NCBI BLink).) translates to MHTSLPLFPSLSLSHSPKTIMPNAGSERAASLSLKKQDTATFSGKLPSTKQRFSSVSAACPSFRIYYYDGAAGAVPFEWESHPGTPKHPSSELPTLPPLTPPPSHFSFSGDQIRRRSKKSTKKILALIPTRLFWLSGDHNGKAKKLSASSPPSLSERVLIDENEYDLFKFQTERNVMRRFSSFDSSADYPIQRSQSTSCFGIRRCFLC, encoded by the coding sequence ATGCACAcatctctccctctctttccttccctctctctctctcactctcccAAGACAATAATGCCAAACGCGGGATCTGAGCGGGCAGCTTCACTCTCACTGAAAAAGCAAGACACCGCCACCTTCTCCGGTAAGCTACCGTCGACCAAACAACGTTTTTCGTCGGTATCAGCTGCTTGTCCTTCCTTTAGAATCTACTACTACGACGGAGCCGCCGGTGCCGTCCCTTTCGAATGGGAATCTCATCCAGGCACACCCAAACACCCCTCCTCTGAGCTACCTACTCTGCCACCTCTCACTCCTCCGCCGtctcatttctctttctccggCGACCAAATCCGCCGCCGTTCCAAAAAGTCCACCAAGAAAATCCTCGCACTAATCCCGACAAGGCTCTTCTGGCTATCGGGCGATCACAATGGTAAGGCTAAGAAACTGTCGGCTTCATCACCACCATCTCTGTCGGAGAGAGTGTTGATCGACGAAAATGAGTACGATCTGTTCAAGTTTCAAACAGAAAGGAATGTCATGCGAAGATTTTCATCCTTCGACTCTTCTGCTGACTACCCAATTCAGAGATCACAATCCACTTCCTGCTTCGGAATCCGCAGATGTTTCCTCTGCTAA
- a CDS encoding 2-oxoglutarate-dependent dioxygenase family protein (2-oxoglutarate-dependent dioxygenase family protein; FUNCTIONS IN: oxidoreductase activity; LOCATED IN: cellular_component unknown; EXPRESSED IN: 21 plant structures; EXPRESSED DURING: 11 growth stages; CONTAINS InterPro DOMAIN/s: Oxoglutarate/iron-dependent oxygenase (InterPro:IPR005123); BEST Arabidopsis thaliana protein match is: 2-oxoglutarate-dependent dioxygenase family protein (TAIR:AT3G14160.1); Has 30201 Blast hits to 17322 proteins in 780 species: Archae - 12; Bacteria - 1396; Metazoa - 17338; Fungi - 3422; Plants - 5037; Viruses - 0; Other Eukaryotes - 2996 (source: NCBI BLink).): MLNSIHRSFHLTSRHQIVLRLCSPSASRTIMSSSPHSPIPKTHRNLGCKNRRRRRASRFLHEESNGTTFEVGAGIGSPTSMVHFDSTNPSSSSKSSQSQNLKIRKVRNHRNSGFKSRDQSPQRIKDPPPFDICSSVLERNDTSIKDWILADETNRETVEVSNKHKVIRPGMVLLKDFLTPDIQVDIVKTCRELGVKPTGFYQPGYSVGSKLHLQMMCLGRNWDPQTKYRKNTDIDSKAPEIPVTFNVLVEKAIREAHALIDRESGTEDAERILPVMSPDICIVNFYSETGRLGLHQDRDESEESIARGLPIVSFSIGDSAEFLYGEKRDVEEAQGVILESGDVLIFGGESRMIFHGVKSIIPNSAPMSLLNESKLRTGRLNLTFRHF, translated from the exons ATGTTGAACTCTATCCATCGCTCGTTTCATCTTACTTCCCGCCACCAGATCGTCCTTCGGCTGTGCTCTCCGTCGGCGAGTAGGACGATAATGAGTTCTTCTCCTCACTCTCCGATCCCAAAGACGCAT AGGAATTTGGGATGTAAGAATAGGAGGAGGAGACGGGCTTCACGGTTTTTACATGAAGAATCCAATGGGACAACTTTTGAGGTTGGCGCTGGTATTGGCTCTCCAACAAGTATGGTTCATTTTGATTCTACcaacccttcttcttctagtaAAAGTTCACAatctcaaaatttgaaaatccgCAAGGTTAGGAATCACAGGAATTCTGGATTCAAGAGTAGGGATCAAAGTCCTCAGAGGATAAAGGATCCTCCGCCTTTCGACATATGTTCTTCAGTCCTCGAAAGAAATGATACAAGTATAAAAGATTGGATTTTGGCGgatgaaacaaacagagaaactGTTGAAGTTAGTAATAAACACAAAGTTATAAGGCCTGGAATGGTGCTTCTTAAAGACTTCCTTACGCCTGATATACAG GTTGACATTGTGAAAACATGCCGAGAACTTGGTGTTAAGCCCACAGGATTTTACCAACCGGGGTATAGTGTTGGTTCAAAGCTTCATCTGCAAATGATGTGCCTTGGGCGAAACTGGGATCCTCAGACTAAATACAGGAAAAACACTGACATTGATAGTAAAGCACCAGAGATCCCTGTCACATTTAATGTCTTGGTAGAAAAGGCGATCCGAGAGGCACATGCTCTCATAGATAGAGAATCAGGAACAGAAGATGCGGAGAGGATACTTCCAGTGATGTCACCAGACATTTGCATAGTCAATTTCTACTCAGAAACTGGAAGACTTGGTCTCCATCAG GACCGTGACGAAAGCGAAGAGAGTATAGCAAGAGGGTTGCCGATAGTGTCCTTCTCCATAGGTGATTCTGCAGAGTTCTTGTacggagagaagagagacgtAGAAGAAGCTCAAGGAGTGATATTAGAATCAGGAGATGTGTTAATATTCGGGGGAGAATCGCGAATGATCTTCCATGGCGTCAAGTCAATCATACCAAACTCAGCTCCCATGTCTCTACTCAACGAGTCCAAGCTCCGAACAGGACGTCTCAATCTTACTTTTAGGCATTTCTAA
- a CDS encoding 2-oxoglutarate-dependent dioxygenase family protein, which produces MLNSIHRSFHLTSRHQIVLRLCSPSASRTIMSSSPHSPIPKTHTASLDSLNDYEEQFPPLTGGSKTKKFYLGSTNPSTPCQSSQLQNWTSGKDALSLQRNLGCKNRRRRRASRFLHEESNGTTFEVGAGIGSPTSMVHFDSTNPSSSSKSSQSQNLKIRKVRNHRNSGFKSRDQSPQRIKDPPPFDICSSVLERNDTSIKDWILADETNRETVEVSNKHKVIRPGMVLLKDFLTPDIQVDIVKTCRELGVKPTGFYQPGYSVGSKLHLQMMCLGRNWDPQTKYRKNTDIDSKAPEIPVTFNVLVEKAIREAHALIDRESGTEDAERILPVMSPDICIVNFYSETGRLGLHQVLCSLTLNLFEGFS; this is translated from the exons ATGTTGAACTCTATCCATCGCTCGTTTCATCTTACTTCCCGCCACCAGATCGTCCTTCGGCTGTGCTCTCCGTCGGCGAGTAGGACGATAATGAGTTCTTCTCCTCACTCTCCGATCCCAAAGACGCAT ACTGCATCGCTTGACTCACTTAATGATTATGAAGAGCAATTTCCACCACTTACTGGTGGCTCTAAGACGAAGAAGTTTTATCTTGGTTCTACCAATCCTTCTACTCCATGTCAAAGTTCACAGCTTCAAAACTGGACAAGCGGTAAGGATGCTTTGTCTTTGCAGAGGAATTTGGGATGTAAGAATAGGAGGAGGAGACGGGCTTCACGGTTTTTACATGAAGAATCCAATGGGACAACTTTTGAGGTTGGCGCTGGTATTGGCTCTCCAACAAGTATGGTTCATTTTGATTCTACcaacccttcttcttctagtaAAAGTTCACAatctcaaaatttgaaaatccgCAAGGTTAGGAATCACAGGAATTCTGGATTCAAGAGTAGGGATCAAAGTCCTCAGAGGATAAAGGATCCTCCGCCTTTCGACATATGTTCTTCAGTCCTCGAAAGAAATGATACAAGTATAAAAGATTGGATTTTGGCGgatgaaacaaacagagaaactGTTGAAGTTAGTAATAAACACAAAGTTATAAGGCCTGGAATGGTGCTTCTTAAAGACTTCCTTACGCCTGATATACAG GTTGACATTGTGAAAACATGCCGAGAACTTGGTGTTAAGCCCACAGGATTTTACCAACCGGGGTATAGTGTTGGTTCAAAGCTTCATCTGCAAATGATGTGCCTTGGGCGAAACTGGGATCCTCAGACTAAATACAGGAAAAACACTGACATTGATAGTAAAGCACCAGAGATCCCTGTCACATTTAATGTCTTGGTAGAAAAGGCGATCCGAGAGGCACATGCTCTCATAGATAGAGAATCAGGAACAGAAGATGCGGAGAGGATACTTCCAGTGATGTCACCAGACATTTGCATAGTCAATTTCTACTCAGAAACTGGAAGACTTGGTCTCCATCAGGTGTTGTGCAGTTTGACTTTAAACCTCTTTGAAGGGTTCTCTTGA
- a CDS encoding 2-oxoglutarate-dependent dioxygenase family protein, whose protein sequence is MVHFDSTNPSSSSKSSQSQNLKIRKVRNHRNSGFKSRDQSPQRIKDPPPFDICSSVLERNDTSIKDWILADETNRETVEVSNKHKVIRPGMVLLKDFLTPDIQVDIVKTCRELGVKPTGFYQPGYSVGSKLHLQMMCLGRNWDPQTKYRKNTDIDSKAPEIPVTFNVLVEKAIREAHALIDRESGTEDAERILPVMSPDICIVNFYSETGRLGLHQDRDESEESIARGLPIVSFSIGDSAEFLYGEKRDVEEAQGVILESGDVLIFGGESRMIFHGVKSIIPNSAPMSLLNESKLRTGRLNLTFRHF, encoded by the exons ATGGTTCATTTTGATTCTACcaacccttcttcttctagtaAAAGTTCACAatctcaaaatttgaaaatccgCAAGGTTAGGAATCACAGGAATTCTGGATTCAAGAGTAGGGATCAAAGTCCTCAGAGGATAAAGGATCCTCCGCCTTTCGACATATGTTCTTCAGTCCTCGAAAGAAATGATACAAGTATAAAAGATTGGATTTTGGCGgatgaaacaaacagagaaactGTTGAAGTTAGTAATAAACACAAAGTTATAAGGCCTGGAATGGTGCTTCTTAAAGACTTCCTTACGCCTGATATACAG GTTGACATTGTGAAAACATGCCGAGAACTTGGTGTTAAGCCCACAGGATTTTACCAACCGGGGTATAGTGTTGGTTCAAAGCTTCATCTGCAAATGATGTGCCTTGGGCGAAACTGGGATCCTCAGACTAAATACAGGAAAAACACTGACATTGATAGTAAAGCACCAGAGATCCCTGTCACATTTAATGTCTTGGTAGAAAAGGCGATCCGAGAGGCACATGCTCTCATAGATAGAGAATCAGGAACAGAAGATGCGGAGAGGATACTTCCAGTGATGTCACCAGACATTTGCATAGTCAATTTCTACTCAGAAACTGGAAGACTTGGTCTCCATCAG GACCGTGACGAAAGCGAAGAGAGTATAGCAAGAGGGTTGCCGATAGTGTCCTTCTCCATAGGTGATTCTGCAGAGTTCTTGTacggagagaagagagacgtAGAAGAAGCTCAAGGAGTGATATTAGAATCAGGAGATGTGTTAATATTCGGGGGAGAATCGCGAATGATCTTCCATGGCGTCAAGTCAATCATACCAAACTCAGCTCCCATGTCTCTACTCAACGAGTCCAAGCTCCGAACAGGACGTCTCAATCTTACTTTTAGGCATTTCTAA